In a genomic window of Dyadobacter fermentans DSM 18053:
- the dacB gene encoding D-alanyl-D-alanine carboxypeptidase/D-alanyl-D-alanine endopeptidase translates to MRTLLFIISIIVLSGCSASHFLKREITRSAVLSQQHTGISITRVNEQKAMAAYQDNKYFVPASNTKLFSFYAGLSALGDSIPGLEYLEWGELLIIRGTGDPSLLHPDLPSSKVLDFLKSRKEPIFFTPYHFENKRFGPGWAWSDYNDYYQPEVTAMPVYGNIVRFQSQNGGKYRAHPHFWQKSMVEDTTVSGIERDELQNIFHYPKTAGTQWITKDIPVHMTDQLTLQLLSDTLKKEIKLINIPLEIELQTVNSIASDSLYTRMMQASDNMLAEQLMLLYATANKLPLSTEKAIAHAVEHHLADLPDKPVWKDGSGLSRYNLFTPRTMVALLQKIYAKVPQERLFRILPAGGKTGTLKNLFKEEPPFIFAKTGSLSNVYNLSGYLITRKGKVLVFSFMNNNFTKPTADVRKEVERILTAVHNKY, encoded by the coding sequence ATGCGCACGCTGCTCTTTATCATAAGTATAATTGTGTTATCGGGCTGTTCGGCCTCCCATTTTCTCAAACGTGAAATCACCCGGTCGGCGGTCCTGAGCCAGCAGCATACGGGCATTTCCATTACCAGGGTGAATGAGCAAAAGGCGATGGCTGCATACCAGGATAATAAGTATTTCGTACCTGCATCTAACACCAAGCTGTTCAGCTTCTACGCCGGGCTGTCGGCATTAGGCGACTCCATTCCGGGCCTGGAATACCTCGAATGGGGCGAGTTGCTGATCATCCGCGGCACGGGCGACCCGTCGCTGCTCCATCCCGATCTGCCATCCAGCAAGGTCCTGGATTTCCTGAAAAGCCGCAAAGAGCCGATTTTCTTCACACCCTACCATTTCGAAAACAAGCGTTTCGGGCCCGGCTGGGCTTGGAGTGACTACAACGATTATTATCAGCCCGAAGTGACGGCCATGCCTGTTTACGGCAACATTGTGCGTTTTCAAAGCCAGAACGGAGGAAAATACCGGGCACATCCGCATTTCTGGCAAAAATCGATGGTGGAGGACACTACCGTTTCCGGCATTGAAAGGGATGAGCTGCAGAATATCTTCCATTACCCTAAAACCGCAGGTACACAGTGGATTACAAAAGATATTCCCGTACACATGACCGACCAGCTGACCCTCCAACTGCTGAGCGATACGCTGAAAAAGGAGATCAAACTGATCAATATCCCGCTTGAAATAGAGCTGCAAACGGTCAACAGCATCGCGTCCGATTCGCTCTACACACGCATGATGCAGGCGAGCGACAACATGCTCGCCGAACAGCTGATGCTACTCTACGCAACGGCCAACAAACTTCCCCTGAGCACCGAGAAAGCCATTGCCCACGCCGTAGAGCACCATCTGGCCGACCTCCCTGATAAGCCCGTTTGGAAGGATGGCTCGGGGCTGAGCCGCTATAACCTGTTCACACCGAGGACAATGGTGGCATTGCTGCAAAAAATTTACGCGAAAGTACCGCAGGAAAGGCTGTTCAGGATATTGCCGGCTGGCGGCAAGACCGGCACGCTCAAAAACCTGTTCAAGGAGGAACCGCCTTTTATTTTTGCCAAGACGGGCAGTCTGAGTAATGTGTACAATTTGAGCGGCTACCTCATCACCCGGAAAGGAAAAGTGCTGGTTTTCAGTTTTATGAATAACAATTTCACAAAACCGACCGCCGATGTGCGCAAAGAAGTGGAGCGCATTCTGACGGCCGTTCACAACAAATACTGA